In one Candidatus Saccharimonadales bacterium genomic region, the following are encoded:
- the infB gene encoding translation initiation factor IF-2: MSETVKINSTITVGELAERLGIEATELITSLVKSGVMATLNDVIDFETAAAMVSELGLETKLERQTDEKPPLSQRQTRQATNLQPRPPVVAVMGHVDHGKTTLLDAIRNTAEVEAESGGITQHISAYQVTHNGRVITFLDTPGHEAFASLRQHGAYLTDLVLLVVAADDGVKPQTKEAIKYAVQAGVKIMVAINKVDKSAANIDRVKQELADTNLTPEEWGGDTVTVEVSALKKEGLGKLLDMVLLVTDVEELTADIDGPAEGLVIESHMERGRGPVVTVLVEHGLLRAGDFIQAGQTYGKARTVEDFEGNKLSTAGSSTPATVTGLKELPNFGVTFTTHNSEKQAKAAALKYTGGAPIKSVASTGSELLAQIHKDRSSQELPMLIKADVKGSGMSVIESVMSLGSEEVSPRVVGSGVGSIKESDISMASASHAIIYGFNVDLPANLKRLAMKEGVEIRIYKVIYELIDNVKAELESMLLPKVVEDNIGRLIIKGVFNTTKNEVICGGEVTKGEARTNTTAKIFRDEELIGEAEVESVKKGPDEVNSVGVNELCGLKLKTTTKVALKEGDRIEFFTRETVKRKL; this comes from the coding sequence ATGTCTGAAACCGTCAAGATCAATAGCACCATCACCGTCGGCGAGCTGGCTGAACGCCTGGGCATCGAGGCTACCGAACTTATTACTAGCTTAGTTAAAAGCGGGGTTATGGCTACTCTCAACGACGTGATTGATTTTGAGACTGCGGCAGCTATGGTGTCGGAGCTCGGACTTGAGACAAAACTGGAACGTCAAACTGACGAAAAACCGCCGCTCAGCCAACGCCAGACTCGACAAGCCACTAATTTGCAACCCCGCCCGCCAGTCGTAGCCGTTATGGGGCATGTTGATCACGGTAAAACCACCCTGTTGGATGCTATCCGTAATACTGCTGAGGTCGAGGCCGAATCAGGCGGCATTACTCAGCATATTTCGGCTTATCAAGTAACGCATAATGGCCGGGTTATAACTTTTCTCGACACGCCAGGACACGAGGCCTTTGCCAGCTTACGCCAACATGGCGCCTACTTGACCGACTTAGTCCTGCTGGTTGTAGCGGCCGATGACGGCGTTAAGCCCCAAACCAAAGAAGCCATTAAATATGCCGTACAAGCCGGGGTGAAAATAATGGTAGCAATTAATAAAGTTGACAAATCAGCCGCGAATATCGATCGAGTCAAGCAGGAGTTGGCCGATACTAACCTAACACCTGAAGAATGGGGTGGTGATACCGTGACGGTGGAAGTCTCGGCCCTGAAGAAGGAGGGGTTAGGCAAGTTACTCGATATGGTTTTGCTGGTGACAGACGTGGAAGAGCTCACGGCCGATATCGATGGTCCGGCTGAGGGCCTGGTGATTGAAAGCCACATGGAGCGCGGCCGGGGGCCGGTGGTAACTGTCTTGGTGGAGCACGGTTTATTGCGGGCCGGCGATTTTATCCAGGCCGGGCAAACCTATGGCAAGGCCAGGACGGTTGAGGATTTTGAGGGTAATAAGCTCAGTACCGCTGGTTCTTCTACCCCAGCTACAGTTACCGGCTTAAAGGAACTACCAAACTTTGGCGTTACGTTTACTACTCACAACAGTGAAAAGCAGGCCAAAGCCGCGGCCTTAAAGTACACAGGCGGAGCACCGATTAAGTCGGTCGCATCCACCGGTAGCGAATTGTTAGCCCAGATTCACAAGGACCGTAGTAGCCAAGAACTGCCGATGTTGATCAAAGCCGACGTCAAAGGTTCAGGTATGTCGGTTATTGAAAGCGTAATGAGCCTCGGGTCCGAAGAAGTATCCCCCAGAGTAGTTGGATCGGGCGTCGGCTCGATCAAGGAAAGCGATATAAGTATGGCCTCGGCTAGTCACGCGATTATTTACGGTTTTAATGTAGATCTGCCAGCTAACCTTAAACGACTGGCCATGAAAGAGGGGGTAGAGATTCGAATTTACAAAGTTATATATGAACTAATCGACAACGTAAAAGCCGAACTTGAGTCTATGCTCTTACCAAAGGTAGTGGAAGATAACATCGGCAGACTCATTATTAAAGGTGTTTTTAATACAACAAAAAATGAAGTTATTTGTGGTGGCGAGGTCACCAAAGGTGAGGCCAGAACAAATACCACCGCTAAGATTTTTCGAGACGAAGAGCTGATTGGTGAAGCTGAGGTCGAGAGCGTTAAAAAAGGACCAGACGAAGTTAATTCAGTAGGCGTTAACGAACTCTGCGGATTGAAATTGAAAACCACAACGAAGGTCGCACTCAAAGAAGGTGACAGGATTGAATTCTTTACGCGGGAAACTGTAAAACGTAAGCTATAA